One genomic region from Arthrobacter pigmenti encodes:
- a CDS encoding NUDIX hydrolase → MLGNATTQQVAVVAAGAVCWRKEQGKLEVLLIHRPRYKDWSLPKGKIDPGETTPECAVREVREEVGIDIKLGIPLPSIEYQVASGLKVVHYWAARTEAVKVKPDGKEVDEFLWCSPERALELVTNPSDREPVQALVAAFQEQNLATWPLILVRHAKAKPRSSWTRAEGERPLAASGRRQAVAVSRLLQAWAPERVVSSPWDRCVQTVMPYVKRANPKLKLVDAITEHNAARKPGKAKGVIEKQFDKRVPVAVCTHRPVLPLVLDVLRKHMSVELANLLPTTDPYLAPGEAIICHVSSKNHGHVVSVEQFRAYDD, encoded by the coding sequence GTGTTGGGGAATGCGACCACCCAGCAGGTCGCCGTCGTCGCCGCCGGTGCAGTATGTTGGCGCAAGGAACAGGGGAAGCTGGAAGTCCTCCTGATCCACCGGCCACGGTACAAGGACTGGTCGCTGCCGAAGGGCAAGATCGACCCGGGCGAGACCACGCCGGAGTGTGCGGTGCGCGAGGTGCGTGAAGAGGTCGGTATCGACATCAAGCTCGGCATACCGCTGCCCTCAATCGAATACCAGGTGGCGTCCGGGCTCAAGGTCGTGCATTATTGGGCTGCCCGCACCGAAGCCGTGAAGGTGAAGCCAGACGGCAAGGAAGTGGACGAATTCCTGTGGTGCTCCCCCGAGCGCGCACTTGAGCTGGTGACCAATCCGTCGGACCGCGAGCCGGTTCAAGCGCTTGTTGCGGCTTTCCAGGAACAGAACCTGGCTACCTGGCCGCTCATTCTGGTGCGACACGCGAAGGCGAAGCCGCGCTCATCGTGGACGCGTGCTGAAGGCGAACGGCCGCTGGCCGCTTCCGGCCGGCGGCAGGCAGTGGCCGTGAGCCGATTGCTTCAGGCATGGGCGCCGGAAAGAGTGGTGAGCAGCCCCTGGGACCGCTGTGTCCAGACCGTCATGCCGTACGTGAAGCGGGCTAACCCGAAGCTGAAGCTTGTAGACGCGATCACCGAGCACAACGCCGCCCGCAAACCGGGCAAGGCTAAAGGCGTGATCGAGAAGCAGTTCGACAAGCGGGTGCCGGTGGCCGTGTGCACCCACCGCCCTGTGCTCCCCCTCGTGCTGGACGTACTGCGGAAGCACATGAGCGTAGAGCTAGCCAATCTGCTACCCACCACCGACCCGTACCTTGCACCGGGCGAGGCGATCATCTGCCATGTGAGCAGCAAGAACCACGGCCACGTGGTTTCGGTCGAGCAGTTCCGTGCCTATGACGACTGA
- a CDS encoding GntR family transcriptional regulator, with the protein MNTRVTIDVESATPPYDQIRSQIASLIAVGSLTPGMRLPTVRNLASDLGVAPGTVGRAYKELETAGLIESRRRNGTVVSAHGAARSGNPDASAEVSAAVVHLIQTARRAGMDNDTLLRLVEAHSASTSH; encoded by the coding sequence ATGAACACCCGCGTCACCATTGACGTTGAATCGGCAACCCCGCCCTATGACCAGATCCGGTCACAGATAGCGTCACTGATCGCCGTCGGGTCTCTGACGCCTGGCATGCGATTGCCAACAGTACGCAATTTGGCTTCGGATCTCGGCGTAGCTCCGGGAACGGTGGGTCGAGCGTACAAAGAACTGGAGACTGCGGGGCTCATCGAAAGCCGCCGCCGCAACGGGACTGTGGTTTCCGCACACGGTGCGGCTCGCTCCGGGAACCCAGACGCCTCAGCCGAGGTGAGCGCCGCCGTCGTACATCTCATCCAGACGGCGCGACGTGCCGGTATGGACAATGACACGCTGCTTCGACTGGTAGAGGCTCATTCAGCCTCCACATCGCACTGA
- a CDS encoding thymidylate synthase: MANGTPKSDRTGTGTRSVFGRQLRFDLAESFPLITTKRVHFKSVALELLWFLRGESNVRWLQERGVRIWNEWADDDGELGPVYGVQWRSWPTPDGGHIDQIERLIEGLRSTPDSRRHIVSAWNVAELENMALPPCHAFFQFYVADGKLSCQLYQRSADTFLGVPFNIASYALLTLMVAQQVGLEPGEFVWTGGDVHIYDDHLDQVAEQLSREPYPYPTLRLNRKPETIFDYTLEDFTVENYQHHPTIKAPIAV; the protein is encoded by the coding sequence ATGGCGAACGGAACCCCGAAATCGGATCGCACAGGCACTGGCACCCGTAGCGTGTTCGGCCGCCAACTCCGGTTCGACCTCGCCGAGTCCTTCCCGCTCATCACCACGAAGCGGGTCCACTTCAAATCGGTTGCCCTGGAGCTCCTCTGGTTCCTCCGCGGCGAATCCAACGTTCGATGGCTGCAGGAGCGCGGCGTCCGGATTTGGAACGAATGGGCGGACGACGACGGCGAGCTCGGCCCCGTCTATGGCGTGCAGTGGCGCTCGTGGCCCACACCGGACGGCGGGCACATCGACCAGATCGAACGCCTCATCGAGGGACTGAGGTCCACACCGGACTCACGCCGGCACATCGTCTCCGCATGGAACGTCGCCGAGCTTGAGAACATGGCATTGCCACCCTGCCACGCCTTCTTCCAGTTCTATGTGGCGGACGGAAAGCTCTCCTGCCAGCTATACCAGCGCTCGGCTGATACCTTCCTCGGCGTACCATTCAACATCGCGTCCTACGCACTGCTCACGCTGATGGTCGCGCAGCAGGTGGGACTTGAACCGGGTGAGTTTGTCTGGACCGGCGGCGATGTGCACATCTACGACGACCACCTGGACCAGGTTGCCGAGCAACTCTCACGGGAGCCCTACCCATACCCGACCCTGCGGCTGAACCGTAAGCCGGAAACTATTTTCGACTACACCCTGGAGGATTTCACGGTGGAGAACTACCAGCACCACCCCACGATCAAGGCTCCGATCGCAGTATGA
- a CDS encoding dihydrofolate reductase, translating to MSELLNPASVVGTPVIGMIWAQTVDGVIGLDGGMPWHLPEDMAHFKRTTEGHPVVMGRRTWESFPERYRPLPGRTNIVVSRQTLDQAGYLGAVVVGSLDEALTEARRSEGAEEIWVIGGGQIYAEAAQLANAAVVTVIESSADGDTYAPVLGGSWKLHGVDPQEDWNTSENGTRFRISLWTQEG from the coding sequence ATGAGCGAACTCCTGAATCCGGCGTCGGTTGTCGGGACGCCGGTGATCGGCATGATCTGGGCCCAGACGGTTGACGGCGTTATTGGACTCGACGGCGGAATGCCGTGGCATCTGCCCGAGGACATGGCGCACTTCAAGCGCACCACCGAGGGACATCCCGTGGTCATGGGCCGGCGCACCTGGGAATCTTTCCCGGAGCGCTACCGTCCGCTGCCGGGGCGCACCAACATTGTGGTGAGCAGGCAAACCTTGGACCAGGCCGGCTACCTTGGCGCCGTCGTCGTCGGCTCTTTGGATGAGGCGTTGACTGAAGCCCGCCGCAGCGAGGGGGCAGAGGAGATCTGGGTTATTGGTGGCGGGCAGATCTACGCTGAAGCCGCACAGCTTGCCAATGCCGCGGTGGTGACGGTGATTGAGTCCTCGGCCGACGGCGATACGTACGCGCCGGTCCTGGGTGGATCGTGGAAGCTGCACGGTGTGGATCCCCAGGAAGACTGGAACACATCAGAGAACGGAACACGGTTCCGGATCAGCCTGTGGACGCAGGAAGGTTAG
- the asd gene encoding aspartate-semialdehyde dehydrogenase, whose product MTSAAHTSASVPSVGLVGWRGMVGSVLMQRMQDEGDFQLIDPVFFSTSNAGGAAPSFAEGAAPLQDAYDVETLTKLPIIITAQGGDYTAEVYPKLRDGGWDGLWIDASSKLRMEKDSIIVLDPVNRDVIDAGLARGVRDFIGGNCTVSCMLMGLGGLFKNGLVEWGTSMTYQAASGGGARHMRELLNQFGSIHGAVADNLADPASAILEIDRGVLAQQKNPEMDASQFGVPLAGSVIPWIDADLGNGQSKEEWKAGAETNKILGTDITDGARIPFDGLCVRIGAMRSHSQALTLKLTQDLSISEIETLILQDNPWAKVVPNTKEASMAQLTPVAASGTLDIPVGRIRKLEMGPEYISAFTVGDQLLWGAAEPLRRMLLIATGNL is encoded by the coding sequence ATGACTTCCGCAGCTCACACGTCCGCGTCCGTGCCCTCCGTCGGTTTGGTCGGATGGCGCGGAATGGTTGGTTCCGTCCTCATGCAGCGCATGCAGGATGAGGGTGACTTCCAGCTCATTGACCCCGTTTTCTTCTCGACCTCCAACGCCGGCGGCGCCGCGCCGTCGTTCGCAGAAGGTGCGGCGCCGCTGCAGGATGCTTACGACGTCGAGACCCTGACCAAGCTGCCGATCATCATTACCGCGCAGGGCGGAGACTACACCGCCGAGGTCTACCCCAAACTGCGCGACGGCGGTTGGGACGGTCTGTGGATCGATGCCTCGTCGAAACTGCGGATGGAAAAGGATTCCATCATTGTGCTGGATCCGGTGAACCGGGACGTCATCGACGCAGGGCTGGCGCGGGGAGTACGCGACTTCATCGGCGGTAACTGCACGGTTTCCTGCATGCTCATGGGCCTCGGCGGGCTGTTCAAGAACGGACTGGTTGAGTGGGGCACATCGATGACCTACCAAGCGGCCTCCGGCGGCGGTGCACGGCACATGCGCGAACTGCTGAACCAGTTCGGCTCCATCCACGGTGCTGTTGCGGATAACCTGGCGGACCCGGCTTCAGCGATCCTCGAGATCGACCGCGGGGTACTCGCCCAGCAGAAGAATCCGGAGATGGACGCATCCCAGTTCGGTGTTCCGCTTGCCGGCTCGGTCATTCCGTGGATCGATGCTGACCTTGGCAACGGCCAGTCGAAAGAGGAGTGGAAGGCCGGCGCCGAAACGAACAAGATCCTCGGTACGGACATCACTGACGGCGCGCGCATTCCATTCGACGGTCTGTGCGTGCGCATCGGTGCCATGCGGTCGCATTCACAGGCACTGACCCTCAAACTGACGCAGGACCTGTCCATCAGTGAGATCGAAACGTTGATCCTCCAGGACAACCCCTGGGCCAAGGTTGTCCCGAACACCAAGGAAGCCTCAATGGCCCAGCTCACGCCCGTTGCGGCCAGCGGCACACTCGACATCCCCGTGGGCCGCATCCGCAAGCTCGAGATGGGCCCCGAGTACATCAGCGCCTTCACCGTTGGCGACCAACTGCTGTGGGGCGCGGCAGAACCACTGCGTCGCATGCTGCTGATCGCCACCGGCAACCTGTAG
- a CDS encoding UDP-N-acetylmuramate dehydrogenase, with protein MKSLAELTTCAVGGPARKLVEARTEAEIIDAVRSADEAGEPLLLIGGGSNLVIADSGFNGTVVRIASTGFTVDDDDATCGGVMVTAQAGQPWDELVEYTVRHAYSGLEALSGIPGSTGAVPVQNVGAYGTEVSQTIAMVRTYDRETKSIKSLASFDLEFGYRDSLLKRTTESGSPRYVVLTVQFQLGLGRMSSPVRYAELARELGVEVGARAYSNDVRRSVLRLRAAKGMVLDADDRDTYSTGSFFTNPVVSSDVAVSLPESAPRYPGADGGVKLSAAWLIEKAGFGKGFGLAEDPGYEAAGGRASLSTKHTLAVTNRGGASAEDLLSIARLVADGVHRKFGIRLHPEPLLIGCSLT; from the coding sequence GTGAAGTCCCTGGCCGAACTCACTACCTGCGCGGTGGGCGGGCCAGCCCGGAAGCTGGTGGAAGCCCGCACCGAGGCAGAGATCATCGATGCGGTTCGCTCAGCGGATGAGGCAGGCGAACCTCTCCTGCTGATCGGTGGCGGTTCGAACCTGGTGATCGCCGATAGTGGCTTCAACGGTACGGTTGTGCGGATCGCCTCGACGGGCTTCACAGTCGACGACGACGACGCCACCTGCGGAGGCGTGATGGTCACCGCCCAGGCGGGGCAGCCGTGGGACGAGCTTGTCGAATATACGGTGAGGCACGCGTACTCGGGTTTGGAGGCGCTGTCAGGAATTCCGGGCTCAACCGGCGCCGTGCCGGTGCAGAATGTGGGTGCGTACGGTACGGAGGTTTCCCAGACAATCGCTATGGTGCGGACCTACGACCGCGAGACGAAGTCGATCAAGTCCCTTGCAAGCTTCGACCTTGAGTTTGGGTACCGCGATTCGCTGCTCAAGCGAACCACAGAGTCAGGTTCGCCGCGATATGTGGTGTTGACTGTCCAGTTCCAGCTTGGGCTTGGCCGGATGAGCAGTCCCGTCCGGTATGCCGAACTTGCCCGCGAACTTGGGGTCGAGGTTGGTGCAAGGGCTTACTCCAACGACGTACGCCGGTCTGTCCTGAGGCTGCGCGCGGCTAAGGGCATGGTGCTCGATGCTGATGATCGCGACACCTACAGCACGGGATCCTTCTTCACCAATCCCGTGGTCAGTTCCGATGTAGCTGTTTCGTTGCCCGAAAGCGCGCCGAGATATCCGGGGGCGGACGGCGGGGTCAAGCTGAGTGCGGCGTGGTTGATTGAGAAGGCCGGCTTCGGGAAGGGTTTCGGGCTGGCTGAGGATCCCGGTTACGAAGCCGCCGGAGGAAGGGCATCTCTCTCCACCAAACACACGCTGGCTGTGACGAACCGTGGCGGAGCCTCTGCGGAAGACCTCCTGAGTATCGCGCGCCTTGTAGCTGACGGAGTGCACCGGAAGTTTGGCATCCGCCTGCACCCTGAACCGCTACTCATCGGTTGTTCGCTCACCTGA